A genomic stretch from Oncorhynchus gorbuscha isolate QuinsamMale2020 ecotype Even-year linkage group LG20, OgorEven_v1.0, whole genome shotgun sequence includes:
- the oatx gene encoding solute carrier family 22 member 6, translating to MGFADLLNDVGGFGRFQWIHVTLLSIPGLLMASQNLLNNFTAGMPGHHCTIPNRTSIASSQNISQSEVDDRELLRAFIPMDASGTKLSKCTRYVEAQWHLLESNVSVIGHQANFSEFETEICLDGWTYDKSEFLSTVVSEWDLVCTLRPMKQMSQTIYMGGVLAGAVIFGGLSDRFGRKALLIWSYFQLATLGTCTAFSPSFMTYCIFRFMTGMAVSGVILNTVSLKVEWIPTMSRTLVGTLSSFFFTFGQMVLAGIAHSLRDWRKLQMAVCAPFFLFFLYSWWYSESARWLVLNRRSDEALKHIHRVARINHKPEMVEKITLEVLECHMHKEVQSSKTTHTAYDLIRTTVMRRISLCLMVVWFSTSFAYYGLAMDLQKFGVNIYLIQVIFGLVDFPAKLVALGSLTFLGRRITQGTCLLMSALMIFTNIFVPTDMQSIRTTLACLGKAFTSASFTCIYLFTGELYPTVIRQTGMGFTSTMARVGSMAAPAVLILEEMLPALPSMIYGGAAVVAGIIAFFLPETLNIPLPDTIEDVEEKWAKKNLGAEEPAKKEAVALREMKKGAVEGDGEITGLNAL from the exons ATGGGTTTTGCGGACCTCTTGAATGACGTTGGCGGGTTCGGACGTTTCCAATGGATCCATGTTACCTTGTTATCTATCCCTGGTCTACTGATGGCAAGCCAGAATCTGTTGAATAATTTCACAGCTGGTATGCCTGGACATCACTGTACCATACCCAATAGGACTTCTATTGCCAGTAGTCAAAACATCTCTCAATCAGAAGTGGATGACAGAGAGCTCCTTCGCGCCTTTATCCCGATGGATGCCAGCGGGACCAAATTGTCCAAGTGTACGAGGTATGTCGAGGCGCAGTGGCATCTTCTTGAAAGCAACGTAAGCGTCATTGGACATCAGGCTAACTTTTCAGAGTTTGAGACAGAGATATGTCTGGATGGCTGGACCTATGACAAATCAGAATTTCTGTCCACTGTTGTCTCAGAG TGGGACCTGGTCTGTACCCTCCGTCCTATGAAACAGATGAGCCAGACTATTTATATGGGTGGGGTCCTGGCAGGGGCTGTCATATTTGGAGGGCTGTCAGACAG ATTTGGGCGAAAGGCCTTGTTGATCTGGTCCTATTTTCAGCTAGCCACGCTGGGCACCTGTACAGCCTTCTCACCTTCCTTCATGACCTACTGTATCTTCCGCTTCATGACAGGCATGGCAGTATCTGGGGTGATCCTCAACACAGTCTCTCTCA AGGTGGAGTGGATTCCCACCATGTCCCGCACTCTAGTGGGCACCCTCTCGTCCTTCTTCTTCACCTTCGGCCAGATGGTCCTGGCGGGCATCGCCCACAGCCTCAGGGACTGGCGCAAGCTGCAGATGGCTGTCTGcgctcccttcttcctcttcttcctctataGCTG GTGGTACTCTGAGTCTGCCCGTTGGCTAGTGCTAAATCGCAGGTCTGACGAGGCCCTGAAACACATCCACCGTGTGGCCAGGATCAACCACAAACCTGAGATGGTAGAGAAGATCACCCTGGAG GTTCTGGAATGTCACATGCACAAAGAGGTCCAGTCGAGTAAGACCACCCACACAGCATACGACTTGATACGCACCACAGTGATGAGAAGAATATCTCTCTGTCTTATGGTTGTTTG GTTCTCTACCAGTTTTGCCTACTACGGCCTAGCAATGGACCTGCAGAAGTTTGGGGTGAACATCTACCTGATCCAGGTCATCTTTGGGCTGGTGGACTTCCCCGCCAAGCTGGTGGCTCTGGGGAGTCTTACCTTTCTGGGTCGGAGGATCACTCAGGGAACATGTCTCCTCATGTCTGCCTTGATGATATTCACCAACATCTTCGTCCCCACAG ACATGCAGTCTATTAGGACTACTCTGGCTTGTCTGGGGAAGGCCTTCACCTCTGCATCCTTCACCTGTATTTATCTGTTTACTGGAGAGCTTTACCCCACCGTCATCAG acagacaggaatggGATTTACCTCCACCATGGCCAGGGTGGGCTCCATGGCAGCGCCTGCTGTGCTGATCCTGGAAGAGATGCTGCCCGCTCTGCCCAGTATGATCTATGGAGGTGCTGCTGTGGTGGCTGGCATCATCGCCTTCTTCCTCCCTGAAACCCTCAACATCCCTCTTCCTGACACCATCGAGGATGTGGAGGAGAAATG GGCTAAAAAGAATCTGGGTGCAGAGGAACCGGCTAAAAAGGAGGCAGTGGCTCTTCGGGAGATGAAGAAGGGAGCCGTTGAGGGGGATGGGGAAATCACGGGACTAAATGCTCTGTGA